A single window of Gemmatimonadaceae bacterium DNA harbors:
- the ligD gene encoding non-homologous end-joining DNA ligase, translating into MSARAARGAFLIPRDENDVELNVEGKRVKLTNLDKIFWPEGPITKRHLLQYYATMSPLLLPHLRDRAMVMKRYPNGARGKCFFMKRAPSPRPDWIETCAIEHASGSVIDFPMVQDLASLLWVVNLGCIDLNQWYARCDDVDRPDYVHFDLDPVVGATFTKVLEAAVVVRDALEALGMKPLVKTTGSSGVHIYVPIVRGPVQKQVWTFAKALAQHLAEEHPKLLTAEYIIAKRPRGRVLVDYNQNAWGRTLASIYSPRPKKNAPVSTPVTWDEIDAGFAIDDFRIDNVPARAAKLGDLWKPLLAAKGRFKLDKLL; encoded by the coding sequence GTGAGCGCGCGGGCCGCACGCGGTGCGTTTCTGATTCCACGCGATGAGAACGACGTCGAGCTGAACGTGGAGGGAAAACGCGTCAAGCTCACGAATCTCGACAAGATCTTCTGGCCTGAAGGGCCGATCACGAAGCGCCACCTGTTGCAATACTACGCGACGATGTCGCCGCTTCTGCTGCCGCATCTCCGCGATCGCGCGATGGTGATGAAGCGCTACCCGAACGGCGCGCGCGGCAAGTGCTTTTTCATGAAGCGCGCCCCGTCGCCGCGGCCGGACTGGATCGAGACGTGCGCGATCGAGCATGCATCGGGCAGCGTGATCGATTTCCCGATGGTGCAGGATCTCGCCTCATTGCTCTGGGTCGTGAACCTCGGCTGCATCGACCTGAATCAGTGGTACGCGCGCTGCGACGACGTGGATCGGCCCGACTATGTGCACTTCGATCTCGATCCCGTCGTCGGCGCGACGTTCACCAAGGTGCTCGAAGCGGCCGTCGTCGTGCGCGATGCGCTCGAGGCACTCGGCATGAAGCCGCTCGTGAAGACGACTGGATCGTCCGGCGTGCACATCTACGTGCCGATCGTGCGCGGGCCGGTGCAGAAGCAGGTGTGGACGTTCGCGAAGGCGCTGGCGCAGCATCTCGCCGAGGAGCATCCGAAGTTATTGACCGCCGAGTATATTATTGCGAAGCGGCCGCGCGGCCGCGTGTTGGTCGATTACAACCAGAACGCCTGGGGCCGCACGCTGGCGTCGATCTATTCGCCAAGGCCGAAAAAGAATGCGCCGGTGTCGACGCCCGTGACGTGGGACGAGATCGACGCCGGCTTCGCGATTGACGATTTTCGAATAGACAACGTGCCGGCGCGCGCGGCGAAGCTCGGCGATTTGTGGAAGCCGTTGCTTGCGGCAAAGGGCCGGTTCAAGCTCGACAAGCTGCTGTGA
- a CDS encoding YaeQ family protein: MALTATIYNFDVQLSNVDRAVYESLSVRAARQPSETEEYLATRVLAYCLEYAEGIAFTKGLAEPDVPAVEVRDLTGALRVWIEVGTPDAERLHKASKASPRVVVYTFKDPSNLVRQLAGERIHRVEALEVYAFDPAFIAAFVERLDRRTTFELAVTDGHLYLTVAGETLETALKPVEVAERRS, encoded by the coding sequence GTGGCGCTGACGGCGACCATCTACAATTTCGACGTGCAGCTCTCCAACGTCGACCGCGCCGTCTACGAATCGCTGTCCGTCCGCGCCGCTCGGCAGCCGTCGGAGACGGAAGAGTATCTCGCGACGCGTGTGCTGGCGTACTGCCTCGAGTACGCGGAGGGCATTGCGTTCACCAAGGGACTCGCGGAGCCCGACGTGCCCGCGGTCGAGGTGCGCGATCTCACCGGGGCGCTGCGCGTCTGGATCGAAGTCGGCACGCCGGACGCCGAGCGGTTGCATAAAGCCAGCAAGGCATCGCCGCGCGTCGTCGTGTACACGTTCAAGGATCCGTCGAATCTCGTTCGCCAGCTCGCCGGCGAGCGCATTCACCGCGTCGAAGCACTCGAGGTCTACGCATTCGACCCGGCGTTCATCGCCGCGTTCGTCGAGCGGCTGGATCGCCGCACGACCTTCGAGCTGGCGGTGACCGACGGACACCTGTACCTCACCGTCGCCGGCGAGACGCTCGAGACGGCGCTGAAACCTGTCGAGGTCGCCGAGCGTCGTTCATAG
- a CDS encoding DUF350 domain-containing protein, with the protein MQLSILGLNLIYAALGVVLMFISYRVIDFLTPQVDFPAELKRGNIAVAIFIAALFISIALIIGRAIG; encoded by the coding sequence GTGCAACTTTCGATTCTCGGTTTGAATCTGATCTACGCCGCGCTCGGCGTCGTGCTGATGTTCATCAGTTATCGCGTCATCGACTTTCTCACGCCGCAGGTCGACTTTCCGGCGGAGCTCAAGCGCGGGAACATCGCGGTTGCGATATTCATCGCCGCGCTGTTCATCTCGATCGCGCTCATCATCGGCCGCGCGATTGGGTGA
- a CDS encoding transglycosylase SLT domain-containing protein: MRRAWSLLVLLFAAHIAPAQQPPARTAKSALERAANARAERKISGRYDQTFRKYTKRFFGPAFDWRYFKAQGFAESGLKATAKSWVGARGVMQLMPSTYQEIASHRPEFGTIDQPEWNIAAGIMHDRYLWDLWQKNVSDDGERHRFMFASYNAGEGTINRAFGVAKNRLGTPSWSSVEQIAPSVQRWRYIETLGYVRRIDSTYSALSSAAIAP; this comes from the coding sequence ATGCGTAGAGCGTGGAGTCTCCTTGTACTGCTGTTCGCCGCGCATATCGCGCCGGCGCAGCAGCCGCCTGCGCGTACGGCCAAGTCCGCGCTCGAGCGGGCCGCGAACGCACGTGCCGAGCGGAAGATCAGCGGCCGCTACGACCAGACTTTTCGCAAGTACACGAAGCGTTTCTTCGGCCCGGCGTTCGATTGGCGGTACTTCAAGGCGCAGGGGTTCGCCGAAAGCGGGTTGAAGGCGACGGCGAAGAGCTGGGTCGGCGCGCGCGGCGTCATGCAGCTCATGCCGTCGACCTACCAGGAGATCGCGTCGCATCGTCCGGAGTTCGGCACCATTGATCAGCCCGAATGGAACATCGCGGCCGGCATCATGCACGACCGTTATTTGTGGGACCTGTGGCAGAAAAACGTCTCAGACGACGGCGAACGCCATCGATTCATGTTCGCCAGCTACAATGCCGGTGAAGGCACGATCAATCGCGCGTTCGGCGTCGCCAAGAATCGGCTCGGCACACCGTCGTGGTCGAGCGTCGAGCAGATCGCCCCGAGCGTGCAGCGCTGGCGGTACATCGAAACGCTCGGGTACGTGCGGCGGATCGATTCGACGTACAGCGCCTTGTCGAGCGCGGCGATCGCGCCGTAG
- a CDS encoding Xaa-Pro peptidase family protein: MGPILTGAPLDAQQPGPLAGLRPLPPVAPIGDDERRNRIEKARRLMADNKIDAIFLEGGTSMFYFTGVHWGNSERTFGVVIPARGELAWVTPAFEEQRARELIKFSNDVRTWQEDESPYRVIAGILRDRGAGSGRIGMEERVRFFIYDGVRQELPNAQFVSATPVTAGCRMYKSSNEIALMQRANDITLRAIGVSFQMLKAGMTNQELGAIVADATKRLGGNADGALVIFGKYTAFPHGSIQPQKLRDGDVVLVDAGCTVDGYTSDITRTTVFGKPTQRQRDVWDIEKRAQSAAFAAAQIGATCESVDAAARRVITTAGFGPDYKVPGLPHRTGHGIGLDGHEWTNFVRGNTTRIEPGMCFSDEPTIAIYGEFGIRLEDCLHITPNGPKMFTPQSPSIEHPV; encoded by the coding sequence ATGGGACCGATACTGACGGGCGCGCCACTCGACGCACAGCAGCCCGGCCCACTCGCCGGACTCCGGCCGCTGCCACCCGTCGCTCCGATCGGCGACGACGAACGCCGGAACCGAATCGAGAAGGCTCGACGGCTGATGGCCGACAACAAGATCGACGCCATCTTTCTCGAGGGTGGCACCAGCATGTTCTACTTCACCGGCGTGCATTGGGGAAACAGCGAACGCACGTTCGGCGTCGTCATTCCCGCGCGCGGCGAGCTCGCGTGGGTCACACCGGCGTTCGAGGAGCAACGGGCGCGCGAATTGATCAAATTCTCTAATGACGTACGCACGTGGCAGGAGGACGAGAGCCCATATCGCGTGATCGCGGGCATTCTTCGCGATCGTGGCGCCGGGTCAGGCCGCATCGGCATGGAGGAGCGCGTCCGCTTCTTCATCTACGACGGCGTGCGGCAGGAGCTCCCCAATGCGCAGTTCGTGAGCGCGACCCCGGTCACCGCGGGTTGCCGAATGTACAAATCGTCGAATGAGATTGCGCTGATGCAGCGCGCGAACGACATCACGCTGCGCGCGATCGGTGTCTCGTTCCAGATGCTCAAGGCGGGTATGACCAATCAGGAGCTCGGCGCCATCGTCGCGGACGCGACGAAGCGATTGGGCGGCAACGCCGACGGCGCGCTCGTCATCTTCGGCAAGTACACCGCATTCCCTCACGGCAGCATTCAGCCGCAGAAACTGCGCGACGGCGACGTGGTGCTCGTCGACGCGGGATGCACGGTGGACGGCTACACCTCCGACATCACGCGCACGACCGTGTTCGGGAAACCGACGCAGCGCCAGCGCGACGTGTGGGACATCGAGAAGCGTGCGCAGAGCGCGGCGTTCGCCGCGGCGCAGATCGGCGCGACGTGTGAGTCAGTGGATGCCGCAGCGCGAAGGGTCATCACCACAGCAGGCTTCGGACCGGATTACAAGGTTCCGGGTTTGCCGCATCGCACCGGTCACGGCATTGGACTCGACGGCCACGAATGGACGAACTTCGTGCGCGGCAACACGACCAGGATCGAGCCCGGCATGTGCTTCAGCGACGAACCGACCATCGCGATCTACGGCGAGTTTGGTATTCGGCTGGAGGACTGTCTGCACATCACGCCGAACGGACCGAAGATGTTCACGCCGCAGAGTCCGAGCATCGAGCATCCGGTGTAG
- a CDS encoding carboxypeptidase regulatory-like domain-containing protein: protein MQRISWLFLLAVAHGVRAQANVSGVVRDSIARGPLAGAIVQLVSAEDASRFARSTASDSLGRFAFSEVPSGRYTLGFFHPRLDSLGVDAAAREVLVSGRSDVHADLAIPGPLRLGRAICRNALRDSSGVVVGVVRDARTLNPVAKANVVGEWLELAFTTQGVVRRMPRLVATTGDNGWFALCNVPSGGTIALAANHEADSTDRIDFFVPREGFAERNLYLGSAAGTGRVSGVVVTAADAKPLSGAQVSIKGAAPAKANDAGVWTIADAPLGTHFVEVRAIGYYPERRAVDVVGEMAPMRIALSTMKAVLDTVKVNATHVFDREIAAFEKRRRSGLGKYLTREDIARRNPLRLSDLLVAIGGVHIDRSDNDSTSILVRGVQDLCVPALFIDGRQIHALSVDELDDFVQPREVSGIELYVGANAPPQFQTPLGGCGSLVIWTR from the coding sequence ATGCAACGGATATCGTGGCTTTTTCTGTTGGCGGTCGCGCACGGCGTCCGCGCCCAGGCCAACGTCAGCGGCGTGGTGCGGGACAGCATCGCACGCGGGCCGCTCGCCGGCGCGATCGTGCAACTCGTGTCCGCCGAAGATGCATCGCGCTTTGCGCGCTCCACCGCATCGGACTCGCTCGGGCGTTTTGCATTCAGCGAGGTGCCGAGTGGCCGATACACACTCGGTTTCTTTCATCCAAGGCTCGACTCGCTGGGCGTCGATGCCGCGGCCCGTGAGGTTCTTGTTTCCGGGCGAAGCGATGTCCACGCCGATCTCGCGATTCCGGGCCCGCTGCGACTGGGTCGCGCTATTTGTCGCAATGCGTTGAGGGACTCCAGTGGTGTGGTCGTCGGGGTCGTACGCGACGCTCGAACGCTCAATCCCGTGGCGAAAGCGAACGTCGTCGGGGAATGGCTCGAACTAGCCTTCACGACGCAAGGCGTCGTACGCCGCATGCCGCGGCTCGTTGCAACGACGGGCGACAACGGCTGGTTCGCGCTGTGCAACGTGCCGTCGGGTGGAACGATCGCGCTCGCCGCGAATCATGAAGCCGACAGCACGGATCGCATCGACTTCTTCGTTCCCCGCGAAGGGTTCGCGGAGCGCAACCTTTACTTGGGCTCGGCCGCTGGAACGGGGCGTGTGTCCGGTGTTGTCGTCACCGCCGCCGACGCCAAGCCGCTGTCCGGAGCGCAGGTGAGCATCAAAGGCGCGGCGCCGGCCAAAGCGAATGACGCCGGCGTGTGGACGATCGCCGACGCACCGCTCGGTACACACTTCGTCGAAGTACGAGCCATCGGGTACTATCCCGAGCGCCGCGCGGTCGACGTCGTCGGCGAGATGGCGCCGATGCGCATCGCGCTGTCGACGATGAAGGCGGTGCTCGACACCGTGAAAGTGAACGCCACGCATGTGTTCGATCGTGAGATCGCGGCGTTCGAAAAGCGGCGGCGAAGCGGGCTTGGGAAGTATCTGACACGCGAGGACATCGCGCGGCGAAACCCGCTCCGGCTTTCGGACCTCCTCGTCGCCATCGGCGGCGTCCACATCGATCGCTCCGATAACGACTCGACGAGCATTCTCGTGCGCGGAGTTCAGGATCTGTGCGTCCCGGCCCTGTTCATCGATGGAAGACAAATCCACGCGCTCAGCGTCGACGAGCTGGATGACTTCGTCCAGCCTCGCGAGGTCTCCGGCATTGAGTTGTACGTCGGCGCCAATGCGCCGCCGCAGTTTCAAACTCCGCTGGGCGGCTGCGGCAGCCTCGTGATCTGGACGCGCTGA
- a CDS encoding DPP IV N-terminal domain-containing protein, with translation MRTLILTPIAAIVVASAAPTLLAAQGTAADYTRAERLNARFQGLALHVPERATWIGNTDHFWYRRSVQGGNEFVVVDAATKEKHPAFDHAKLAAALDSAAQTHFTATTLPFLDIALADDEHAVQFVAAGFNWRCTLTEYSCLRLTAATTGGRGGRGGPSVDDNGDVVPFEGPWDENDGLGAEVLQQRAEQFGGAQRADSVSRRSPDGAHEAFIQNYNVYVRDPGARAGTAMTTDGSEGSAYTLQSIAWSPDSRKIAVYRVTPGYRRIVRYVESSPTDQLQPKYMERVYAKPGDVLDLREPVLIDVANATATHVDHSAFPNAYQLSPFVWRKDGHAFTFEYNQRGHQVYRVIEVDAATAAPRVAIDEESKTFINYRRANGGLSDSGRQFRYDVADGKEIVWMSERDGWSHLYLYDGATGRVKNQITKGQWVVRAVDRVDEVKRQIWFEASGMNSKQDPYFTQFYRINFDGTGLTPLTDADGNHTVAWSADSTYYLDTYSRVDLAPVLTLHSTANPRATTEIERGDIAALSAAGWTPPDVFVAKGRDGTTDIWGVIFKPTNFDASKKYPVIENIYAGPQGSFVPKSFSVNNGMRNLAELGFIVVQIDGMGTNNRSKAFHDVAWHDLGDAGFPDRILWHKAVAAKFPWYDISRVGVYGTSAGGQNSLGALLFHPEFYKAAVSAAGCHDNRMDKIWWNEQWMGWPIGSQYAASSNVDNASKLQGDLMLIVGELDTNVDPSSTMQVVNALIKANKVFDLLVIPGADHTSGGPYGERKRNDFFVHHLLGVEPPERNAAQAVQAGRSGR, from the coding sequence ATGCGTACACTCATACTCACTCCGATCGCGGCGATCGTCGTGGCGTCTGCCGCTCCGACATTGCTCGCGGCGCAAGGGACGGCCGCGGACTACACGCGTGCCGAACGTCTCAACGCGCGCTTTCAGGGACTCGCGCTGCACGTGCCGGAGCGCGCCACGTGGATCGGCAATACGGATCACTTCTGGTACCGGCGTTCCGTGCAGGGCGGCAACGAATTCGTCGTCGTCGATGCCGCGACGAAAGAGAAGCATCCGGCCTTCGACCACGCGAAGCTGGCGGCCGCGCTCGACAGCGCCGCGCAAACACACTTTACCGCGACGACGCTGCCGTTCCTCGACATCGCGCTGGCTGACGACGAACACGCAGTGCAGTTCGTCGCGGCGGGATTCAACTGGCGTTGTACACTGACGGAGTATTCGTGTCTCCGGCTCACCGCCGCGACGACCGGCGGACGTGGCGGCCGAGGTGGTCCGAGCGTGGATGACAATGGGGACGTCGTTCCATTCGAGGGGCCGTGGGACGAGAATGACGGTCTCGGCGCGGAAGTCTTGCAGCAGCGCGCGGAACAGTTCGGCGGCGCGCAGCGAGCTGACAGTGTATCGCGCCGCTCACCCGACGGTGCACACGAAGCGTTCATTCAGAATTACAACGTCTATGTTCGCGATCCCGGTGCTCGCGCTGGAACGGCGATGACGACGGACGGATCGGAAGGGAGCGCGTACACGCTGCAATCGATCGCGTGGTCGCCGGACTCGCGGAAGATCGCGGTGTATCGCGTCACGCCGGGCTATCGCCGCATCGTGCGATACGTCGAATCGTCGCCGACCGACCAGTTGCAGCCGAAATACATGGAGCGCGTGTACGCCAAGCCCGGCGACGTTTTGGATTTGCGCGAGCCGGTGCTCATCGACGTCGCGAACGCGACCGCGACACACGTCGATCACTCGGCGTTTCCGAACGCGTATCAGTTGTCGCCATTCGTGTGGCGCAAGGACGGCCACGCATTCACGTTCGAGTACAATCAGCGCGGGCATCAGGTCTATCGCGTGATCGAAGTCGACGCGGCGACGGCCGCGCCGCGCGTCGCGATCGACGAAGAGTCGAAGACGTTCATCAACTATCGGCGCGCGAACGGCGGCCTGTCGGACTCTGGCCGCCAATTCCGCTACGACGTCGCCGACGGAAAGGAAATCGTCTGGATGTCCGAGCGCGACGGCTGGAGCCATCTCTACCTCTACGACGGTGCGACCGGCAGAGTGAAGAATCAGATCACGAAGGGGCAGTGGGTCGTGCGCGCCGTCGATCGCGTCGACGAGGTGAAGCGCCAGATCTGGTTCGAGGCGAGCGGAATGAATTCCAAACAGGATCCCTATTTCACGCAGTTTTATCGCATCAACTTCGACGGCACAGGCCTCACGCCGCTGACCGACGCTGACGGCAATCACACCGTCGCATGGTCGGCGGACAGCACGTACTATCTCGACACGTACTCGCGCGTCGATCTCGCGCCGGTGCTCACGCTCCACTCGACAGCCAACCCGCGAGCGACGACCGAGATCGAACGCGGCGACATTGCCGCGTTGAGCGCCGCCGGTTGGACGCCCCCGGACGTGTTCGTCGCGAAGGGCCGCGACGGCACCACCGACATCTGGGGCGTGATCTTCAAGCCCACCAACTTCGATGCGTCGAAGAAGTATCCGGTGATCGAGAACATCTACGCGGGACCGCAGGGCTCGTTCGTGCCGAAGAGCTTCAGCGTCAACAACGGCATGCGCAATCTCGCGGAGCTGGGTTTCATCGTCGTGCAGATCGACGGCATGGGAACGAACAACCGATCGAAGGCGTTCCACGACGTCGCGTGGCACGATCTCGGTGACGCCGGCTTTCCGGATCGCATTCTGTGGCACAAGGCTGTCGCGGCGAAGTTTCCGTGGTACGACATCTCACGCGTCGGCGTGTACGGCACGTCAGCGGGCGGCCAGAACTCGCTCGGTGCGCTGCTCTTTCATCCGGAGTTTTACAAGGCCGCCGTGTCGGCGGCGGGATGTCATGACAACCGAATGGACAAGATCTGGTGGAACGAGCAGTGGATGGGATGGCCGATCGGTTCACAGTACGCGGCTTCGTCCAACGTGGACAACGCGTCGAAGTTGCAGGGCGACTTGATGCTCATCGTCGGAGAGCTCGACACGAACGTCGATCCCTCATCGACCATGCAAGTCGTGAATGCCCTGATCAAAGCCAACAAGGTTTTCGACCTGCTCGTCATTCCGGGCGCTGATCACACCAGTGGCGGCCCGTACGGCGAGCGTAAGCGCAACGACTTCTTCGTCCATCATTTGCTTGGCGTGGAACCACCGGAGCGCAACGCCGCGCAGGCCGTGCAGGCGGGACGCAGCGGACGGTAA
- a CDS encoding prolyl oligopeptidase family serine peptidase: MTRRVLLLAAIAAPLAAGAQSQRPMTFLDVQNMRQANGQDLSPDGRQMVYVLSTPDWATVRRQSDLYLVSTDRGLPSTRQLTFTKDKNETSPKWSRDGSFIAFLSDRDATTAAGGGGGRGAAAAGGARNQIYVLRLDGGEAKRVSDAREGVSNFSFAKDGRTIVYTSGRAGDDQLYTINVSDLFTSDAPHATQLTRHATGVGAWQFSPDGKRIYFVSADSIDRDDRTRTEKQFTVKPRNPAASVASLWSFDIAARQEHRLTSDSSYSVSDFSVSPDGKWIGFHGQSPSRYERGILEQNDYADLYLLNTGSGNIERLTKNDIIGESALSFSPDSKMIAFAAPDDFKFMHDEKIYVRPVDQPNAPLKKLGENIDVDVRVGGRGGAAADGAETAFWSEKGDTIYFGTGIHATTQFFAVSTTSGVAKQITDVKGTISVARDDEAHRYLITFADPKNPPATYTVASMRDVNDRAKWVQLTDPNAWVKQQVALGDEEEISWKSKDGTTVSGVLLKPVGYQPGKKYPLIVAIHGGPAAADMLSFNGGYGSQVYAGAGYVVLMPNYRASTQYGDKFKTETFGDYFTKGYQDIMTGVDLLISQGLVDSTQMGVLGWSAGGHYSNWIETHTNRFKAISSGAGVANWISMWSQSDTQRLRQWYLGDKMYWEPGQLENWWKQSPIATVKNAKTPIFIHVVEGDPRVPRPQSEEMHMALSKLGVPNEFWVYPGNTHGIPDPRNQYLKAVAEMSWMDYYVRGSGKKFAWRDVLKSVETGTGPQLAGEAMPQP; the protein is encoded by the coding sequence GTGACACGACGTGTACTTCTTCTGGCCGCGATCGCCGCTCCTTTGGCCGCCGGCGCGCAGAGCCAGCGCCCGATGACATTCCTCGACGTGCAGAACATGCGTCAGGCGAATGGTCAGGATTTGAGTCCCGATGGTCGACAGATGGTGTACGTGCTCAGCACGCCCGATTGGGCGACTGTACGCCGACAGAGCGACCTCTACCTTGTGTCGACCGATCGCGGCCTCCCGAGCACGCGCCAGTTGACGTTCACGAAGGACAAGAACGAGACGAGTCCCAAGTGGTCGCGCGACGGCAGCTTCATCGCGTTCCTGTCGGATCGCGACGCGACGACCGCCGCGGGCGGTGGTGGCGGACGTGGTGCCGCGGCCGCGGGCGGCGCGCGCAATCAGATCTACGTGCTGCGCCTCGACGGTGGCGAAGCGAAGCGCGTGAGCGACGCGCGTGAAGGTGTTTCGAATTTCTCGTTCGCGAAGGACGGCCGCACGATCGTCTATACGTCAGGCCGCGCGGGCGACGATCAGCTGTATACGATCAACGTCTCCGATCTCTTCACGAGCGATGCGCCGCATGCGACGCAACTCACCCGTCACGCGACGGGCGTGGGCGCTTGGCAGTTCTCGCCCGACGGCAAACGAATCTATTTCGTGTCGGCCGACAGCATTGACCGCGACGATCGCACACGTACGGAAAAACAGTTCACGGTCAAGCCGCGCAATCCGGCGGCATCCGTCGCGAGCCTCTGGTCATTCGACATCGCCGCGCGGCAGGAGCATCGCTTGACGAGCGACTCGAGCTACAGCGTCAGCGACTTCAGCGTGTCGCCCGACGGAAAGTGGATCGGTTTCCACGGCCAGTCGCCGAGCCGTTACGAGCGCGGCATTCTCGAGCAGAACGATTACGCCGATCTGTATCTCCTGAACACGGGCAGCGGCAACATCGAACGCCTCACCAAGAACGACATCATCGGCGAGAGCGCGCTGAGTTTCTCGCCGGACAGCAAGATGATCGCGTTCGCGGCGCCCGATGATTTCAAGTTCATGCACGACGAAAAGATCTACGTGCGCCCGGTCGATCAGCCGAACGCGCCGTTGAAAAAACTCGGCGAGAACATCGACGTGGACGTCCGTGTTGGCGGCCGCGGCGGCGCGGCGGCCGATGGCGCGGAGACGGCCTTCTGGTCGGAGAAGGGCGACACGATCTACTTCGGCACGGGCATTCACGCGACGACGCAGTTCTTTGCCGTCTCGACGACGTCCGGCGTGGCCAAGCAGATCACGGATGTGAAGGGCACGATCTCGGTGGCGCGCGATGACGAGGCGCATCGCTATCTCATCACGTTCGCGGATCCGAAGAATCCTCCCGCGACATACACGGTGGCGTCGATGCGCGACGTCAACGACCGCGCAAAGTGGGTGCAGCTCACCGATCCCAACGCGTGGGTGAAGCAACAGGTCGCACTCGGCGATGAAGAAGAGATCTCGTGGAAGTCGAAGGACGGGACGACCGTCAGCGGCGTGCTGCTCAAGCCGGTCGGATATCAGCCGGGCAAGAAGTATCCACTGATCGTGGCGATTCACGGCGGTCCGGCGGCGGCCGACATGTTGAGCTTCAACGGCGGCTACGGCTCGCAGGTGTACGCCGGCGCCGGTTACGTGGTGCTGATGCCGAACTACCGCGCGTCGACGCAGTACGGCGACAAGTTCAAGACCGAGACGTTCGGCGATTACTTCACGAAGGGCTATCAGGACATCATGACGGGCGTGGACCTGTTGATCTCGCAGGGGCTCGTCGATTCGACGCAGATGGGCGTGCTCGGATGGAGCGCGGGCGGCCATTACTCCAACTGGATCGAGACGCACACCAATCGCTTCAAGGCGATCAGCTCCGGCGCCGGCGTGGCAAACTGGATCTCGATGTGGTCGCAGAGCGACACGCAGCGGCTGCGCCAGTGGTATCTTGGCGACAAGATGTACTGGGAGCCCGGCCAATTAGAGAATTGGTGGAAACAGTCGCCGATCGCGACGGTGAAGAATGCGAAGACGCCGATCTTCATTCACGTCGTGGAGGGCGATCCGCGCGTGCCGCGCCCACAGAGCGAAGAGATGCACATGGCGCTCTCCAAGCTCGGCGTGCCGAACGAGTTCTGGGTATACCCGGGTAATACCCATGGAATACCTGATCCTCGCAATCAGTATCTCAAGGCCGTGGCCGAGATGAGCTGGATGGATTACTACGTGCGCGGCAGCGGGAAGAAGTTCGCGTGGCGCGACGTGCTCAAGTCGGTCGAGACCGGCACCGGGCCGCAGCTCGCGGGCGAGGCGATGCCGCAGCCGTAG
- a CDS encoding GNAT family N-acetyltransferase: MIETPAMAIGIRDATDADLHSIVDIVNREIRESAFVWSDVENTLETRGEWFARHRELGQPVIVACDDADTVVGWASLSTFRPANGYRFTCEVSVYVAREAHRRGIASRLVGRLHDCARDMGLKALVAVIDSENAASIRLFASRGYVEVGRMNDIGRKFDRWRSEVFLLKQL; the protein is encoded by the coding sequence GTGATCGAAACTCCCGCAATGGCGATCGGCATCCGTGACGCGACGGATGCCGATTTGCATTCGATTGTCGATATCGTGAATCGTGAGATTCGCGAATCCGCGTTTGTCTGGAGCGACGTCGAGAATACGCTCGAAACGCGTGGTGAATGGTTCGCGAGACATCGCGAGCTTGGGCAGCCCGTCATCGTCGCATGCGACGATGCCGACACGGTGGTTGGTTGGGCGTCGCTCTCGACCTTCCGCCCGGCGAATGGCTACCGATTCACGTGCGAGGTCAGCGTTTACGTGGCGCGTGAAGCGCATCGCCGCGGCATCGCTTCGCGGCTCGTCGGGCGGCTGCACGACTGCGCTCGCGACATGGGTCTCAAGGCGCTCGTCGCGGTGATTGACTCGGAGAACGCGGCCAGCATTCGTCTGTTCGCATCGCGCGGCTACGTCGAGGTGGGACGAATGAACGACATTGGACGGAAATTCGATCGCTGGCGGAGCGAGGTGTTCCTGCTCAAACAGCTGTGA